The window CGTCAGCGTGAGCTTCGGGACCACCGCCTCCTGGCGCCGCCGCATCGCCTCGAGGTAGGTGATGTCGGCCTCGTCGAAGTGGGTCACGTGAGGGATGACCGCCCAGGCCAGCGCCATGTGCTCCGCGGTCCGCCGCCGGACCGACCGGATCGGCTCGCGCTCGACGGCTCCCCACTGCTCGAAGCGCGGGAGCGGCGGCAGCTCGGCCCTGGGGAGCGCGAGCGGCCGGGATGGCTCCTCGACGTCGGGAGGGCGCAGCGCGGGGCCGACAGGAGTCGGCGCGACCCGGCCCGCAGCGGCCCTGATGTCGGCCTCGGTGATCCGGCCGCCGGGTCCCGTCCCCGTGACCGCGCTCAGATCGACGCCGAGTTCCCTCGCGACCCGGCGCATGGCCGGTGTGGCGGCGACCGGTGGGCGCCGGCCTTCAACCGGAGCCGGCCGCGGCGGCGCCGCAGCGGGGGACGGGGGCGCGAGCTTGACCCCGCGGGGCTCGGCCTCGGCTCCGTCGAACGTGATGAGGACCGACCCGACCTTGACCGCCTCACCAGGCTTGACGTGAACCCTGGCGACGCGGCCGGCGACAGGAGAGGGCAGCTCGACCTGGGCCTTGTCGGTCTCGACCTCGACGACCACCTGGTCCTCCCTGACGAGGTCCCCTTCCGAAACAAGCACCCGGATGACTTCGGCCTCGGTGAGCCCTTCGCCCAGGTCGGGGAGGCGGAACTCTCT is drawn from Candidatus Rokuibacteriota bacterium and contains these coding sequences:
- a CDS encoding 2-oxo acid dehydrogenase subunit E2 translates to MPREFRLPDLGEGLTEAEVIRVLVSEGDLVREDQVVVEVETDKAQVELPSPVAGRVARVHVKPGEAVKVGSVLITFDGAEAEPRGVKLAPPSPAAAPPRPAPVEGRRPPVAATPAMRRVARELGVDLSAVTGTGPGGRITEADIRAAAGRVAPTPVGPALRPPDVEEPSRPLALPRAELPPLPRFEQWGAVEREPIRSVRRRTAEHMALAWAVIPHVTHFDEADITYLEAMRRRQEAVVPKLTLTVLLLKAAALTLQAHPRFNASLDHERGELVLKRYYHLGVAVDSERGLVVPVVRDVDKKRIPELAGEVAALVERTRAGKVSLEDLRGGTFTVTNTGRLGGTAATPIINYPEVAILGVARARELPVVRNGEIVPRLILALALSFDHRVLDGADAARFMTDLVRLLEDPERLLLEV